Part of the Paenibacillus sp. FSL R7-0273 genome is shown below.
GGCGCTGGACAGGCTGCAGAAGCAGGGGGAGACAGGCAATGAATAAGCCCGGTATAGCTGCAGGAACTGCAGCGGCGGTATATTACAGCGGGATGGAATCGCTGATCGGCCCTCTGACTCTGTATGCAACAGAACGGGGGCTGTGCCTGATCGAATTCGGCGCGTTCGAAGAGAAGCGCGGGCAGGCAGAGCAGTGGCTTGCTGCACAGCTTGGCAGCGTGGAGCTGTTGCCGGGTGAGGAGCAGCTTGCCGGGGTGAGGCAACAGCTTACTGAGTATTTTGAAGGACACCGCAGGGACTTCTCTCTGCCGCTGGATATGCGCGGGACCCCGTTTCAGCTGCAGGTATGGGCAGCGCTGCGCAGTATTCCTTACGGCGAGTCTGCATCCTATAAGGATATCGCGCAGGCAGTAGGGAACGTAAAGGCGGTCCGTGCAGTCGGCGGTGCCAATAACCGTAATCCGGTTCCTGTGATTGTCCCCTGTCACCGTGTCATTGGAGCGGCTGGTGCGCTCGTCGGCTATGCCGGAGGGCTGGGGATCAAGCGCCGCCTGCTGGAGCTGGAGGCAGGGGAGTCAGCCCGTGATGGAGCCGGTATTTATCTCTTTTAATTAAAGGGATTTACCAATTGCTGTGCTGATGTTGAAATGCTATGATAGAATCGCGTGCCCAAGCGGGTAATGCGGACAATTGAGTATAAAGGTGGATTAAAGATGGATATTGCGTTGCCTATTATTACGCTTGTTGTAGGTCTGATCGGCGGATTTGCCATTGGTGTATTCTATCTGCGCAGACAAATGACAACGATGCAGAATGATCCGGAAATGCTTCAGAAAGTGGCTAAGCAAATGGGCTATAACCTTAACGGCAAACAAATGCAGCGTGCCCAGCAGATGCTGAAGAATAACGGCGGACAGCCGGGACGGCCTGCTCCGGCAGCCAGACAGAAACCGGGCCGCAAGGGCAGATAATAGGTTCTCGTTATAAATAATTATAGATACGGGGACGAAAGGGGGAGGCTTCATGGGGGGCATCAAGGAATATGTGAACGGTAAGGTATCTGTGAACCGTGAGCAGATCGAGTACCACGTTGCGAAAATATTGGAGTTAATCGGTGAAGACACCGGCCGTGAAGGATTGCTGGAAACGCCGGCACGTGTCACGCGGATGTACGAGGAGATCTTTGGCGGTTATTCAATAGATCCCCGCGAGGCGCTCGGCGTTACATTTGATGAGTCTCATGAAGAGCTGGTTATTGTAAAGGATATCGTCTATTACAGCCAGTGTGAGCATCACATGGCCCCTTTCTTCGGCAAGGTGCATATCGGCTACGTGCCAAGCGGCCGGATTGCCGGGCTTAGCAAGCTGGCCAGGCTGGTGGAAGCGGTGAGCCGGCGCCTGCAGGTACAGGAGCGTATCACAGCGCAAATTGCCGACATTATGGCAGAGGTGCTGAGTCCGCACGGCGTGATGGTTGTGGTAGAGGGAGAACATCTGTGCATGTGCGCCCGCGGGGTGAAGAAGCCCGGCAGCAAGACGGTGACCATGGCGACCAGAGGCAGCTTCCGTGAAGATGCTGCAGCGCGTGCAGAATTCCTGGCCTTGATCAAAGAATAGAATGGAGCAGGCTGCAGGTCCGCTCCGGACATAGAACAAGCCCGTTCAGCACTCCGGTGTTGAACGGGCTTGTTTTTGCTTGGCCTAGCCGGCAGCTTAAGCCTATTTGCGGTGCATGCAGCTTAATAAGGCTGCCACATCAGCTTACGGGCGGCGGCGTAACGCTCGGAGACATACGGCCAGTTGACAACCTTCCACCAGTCTTTAATGTAATCGGCCCGGTTATTCTGGTGTTTAAGATAATAGGCATGCTCCCAGACGTCAAGCGCCAGCAGCGGGACAACATCCCACTGTGACAGATTCTGATGCTTCTCGGCAGTCAGGATTTCCAGCCTGCGGCTGCGCGGGCTCCAGACCAGCAGGGCCCAGCCGCCGCCCTCCACCTTATTGGCTGCCTCAGTAAACTGGTTCTTGAAGGCATCGTAGCTGCCGAAGCTGCGTTCGATGGCATCCAGCAAGGCCCCCGTCGGGCGTCCCCCGCCCTGTGGAGACATGACATTCCAGAAGATCGTATGCAGGTAATGGCCTGCCCCGTTAAAGGCAAGCTCCCGCTCCCAGTGCTTAACCAGATCGAAATCGCCGCTCTTGCGGGCCTCAGCCAGCTTGAGCTCAGCCTTGTTCAGTCCGTCTACATAGCTCTGGTGGTGTTTGTCATGGTGAATGACCATCGTCTTTTCGTCAATGTAAGGCTCCAGCGCATTATAGGGGTAGGGAAGCGGGGGAAGGGTATGGCCGCCGATCGGGACCGAGCCCGGCTCACGCAGCTCCGGCAAGGAAGTTCCGAAGGCGGGAGGCTCAAGGGCTCCCCTGGCTTCAGCCCTGCTGGCAGGCTCCAGCAGCTCGGGGTGGTCAATAGCCGCTTCCCTCATCATTCCGGAAATTTGGCCCGGAGCGCTCAGCGACCCTAGAACAGCCAGAAAATACTCAGACTCCCGGATAATATGCAGGATAACTATGCCGGCCAGGGGCTGGGCTTTAACCGCAGGGCTGGCTTCCCGCAGAGCGTAGAGCTGGCGGATGAATTCGCGGGACTGGCCGCAGGCGGTGTGAACAAGCTGTCCGGTATCGCCGGCAAGCCCGGTGTGTCCGCCCGGGGGTGGACCCAGAGAGACCTCCAGCAGCCTTCGTGCAGCCTGCTCTGCGGCGCCGAAGACGACAGCCCACTCGTCCAGCAGCTTAACGTAGGGCTCCTCCAGTGCAGGAACAATCCCTTTGATAACCTCGGTATGCTCCTTCTCCTGGGTTTTCCAGAATATAATCTCCTCAAGAATACGCGCAGGCAGCAGCGGCCCGTATACATACAGCATTGCTCGCAGACCTCCTGTCTTAGCTCAATAACGGTTCATTATATGAGCCGGGAATTGAGAATATGAGAAGGAACAAAAAACGTGCAGGCCGGTAGAATACCGGCTCTGCACGTTTCCTCTTAATGCTGATTATTCATTTGCTTGCAGCCCGGATTCCGCCTTCCTCCTGCGAATCAGCGAGCTGTACATTGCCGAGAAAAGCAGAGACACGGCGCAGATATTCGCGGGGATGCTCGCGGAACAGCAGCTCATGGTGGCTGTCCTCAATAATCCAGGAGCCGGAATAAGGATTGCTCTGGTTGGCCGCCAGCTCCTCGGCAATCGGATAAGGCGCCTTGTCATCCTTAGTGCCGTGCATGAACAGGATCGGGAAGGAATAATCCTCCTTTTTAACTTGGCTGTAAGGAATCTGATTCAGTCCCGTTCCGTTCAGCACAGGGAACAGAAGCTCCATAATTTCCAGGGAGGGCTGGCGCGGCAGATCAATATTCTGCTTGATATTATGATAAAGGGTATCCGGCTCCAGCAGGAACGTGCTGTCCAGAATCATGGCATCAACGTCCTCTGTTACAAGCCCGGCCTGAAGCGCAGTGCCCGCACCCATAGAGAAGCCCCATACGACAATCTCACGGGCCCCCCGCTCCTTGGCAAAATTAATAGCGCCGAGCAGCTGCTGGGATTCCTTTTTGCCGCCGGTAGCAATGTCCTTGTTAACCTGCGCGGCGAAGCCGTAATCGAACATGACGACATTAAAGTTCAGGCTATGCGCATAATGGGCCAGATCATACATGGGCACCCAGGTCTCTTCGCGGTTCGCCCCGTAGCCGTGGCTGAACACGATGGTCTTGGTTGAGCCTTCAGACGGGATATACCAGCCCTGCATCGTGCGGCTGCCGTCAAGCGCCGGGAAGTTTACATCCTCATATTCCAGCCCCTTGGCAATCATAGGCGTAGAATAGAGCGGGGCTACCGTCGGATTGGACAGCACCCAGGCGATATAGGCATGCAGTGCAATGAAACAGAAAACAAAGAAGAAAAAGACCGATAGCAGCAATGCTACAACAATATGCTTAAAACGGATCATCCGCAGTGAAATCTGATGTGCTGCATCCGGCTTGTGCTTATCAGGCTTGTGTGAGACCGGCGGGCCGGTACGGAGAGTTGCCAGATCCATATTGTCCACTCCTAAAAAAATAATTCATATGTTTAATCGTAGGTTGCAGACCCTGCAAAGTCAATGAATTCGCCGCTTTTGTAATGTAAATGTAAAGTGGGCCCCAGGCTTTTCCGGCCCCTTTATTATGCTGGACTTTCCCTGGACTTTTGCTCTAAGATAGAATTGACTATGTAGAATAATGTAACCGGGTTTCATTTAATGAAACAGGTAAGGGGAGAATAACGTGGAGGACCGTAAACTGACTGTCCGCGCTGTGGAAAGGGCGCTCGATATATTGCTGTGCTTTACCCGTGATAGTGATCTAAGCCTTACGGAGATTGCCGGAAGGATCAATCTGCACAAAAGTACAGTACACCGTCTGCTGACAACACTTGAGGA
Proteins encoded:
- a CDS encoding YneF family protein; translation: MDIALPIITLVVGLIGGFAIGVFYLRRQMTTMQNDPEMLQKVAKQMGYNLNGKQMQRAQQMLKNNGGQPGRPAPAARQKPGRKGR
- the folE gene encoding GTP cyclohydrolase I FolE yields the protein MGGIKEYVNGKVSVNREQIEYHVAKILELIGEDTGREGLLETPARVTRMYEEIFGGYSIDPREALGVTFDESHEELVIVKDIVYYSQCEHHMAPFFGKVHIGYVPSGRIAGLSKLARLVEAVSRRLQVQERITAQIADIMAEVLSPHGVMVVVEGEHLCMCARGVKKPGSKTVTMATRGSFREDAAARAEFLALIKE
- a CDS encoding Fe-Mn family superoxide dismutase, producing MLYVYGPLLPARILEEIIFWKTQEKEHTEVIKGIVPALEEPYVKLLDEWAVVFGAAEQAARRLLEVSLGPPPGGHTGLAGDTGQLVHTACGQSREFIRQLYALREASPAVKAQPLAGIVILHIIRESEYFLAVLGSLSAPGQISGMMREAAIDHPELLEPASRAEARGALEPPAFGTSLPELREPGSVPIGGHTLPPLPYPYNALEPYIDEKTMVIHHDKHHQSYVDGLNKAELKLAEARKSGDFDLVKHWERELAFNGAGHYLHTIFWNVMSPQGGGRPTGALLDAIERSFGSYDAFKNQFTEAANKVEGGGWALLVWSPRSRRLEILTAEKHQNLSQWDVVPLLALDVWEHAYYLKHQNNRADYIKDWWKVVNWPYVSERYAAARKLMWQPY
- a CDS encoding alpha/beta hydrolase, whose amino-acid sequence is MDLATLRTGPPVSHKPDKHKPDAAHQISLRMIRFKHIVVALLLSVFFFFVFCFIALHAYIAWVLSNPTVAPLYSTPMIAKGLEYEDVNFPALDGSRTMQGWYIPSEGSTKTIVFSHGYGANREETWVPMYDLAHYAHSLNFNVVMFDYGFAAQVNKDIATGGKKESQQLLGAINFAKERGAREIVVWGFSMGAGTALQAGLVTEDVDAMILDSTFLLEPDTLYHNIKQNIDLPRQPSLEIMELLFPVLNGTGLNQIPYSQVKKEDYSFPILFMHGTKDDKAPYPIAEELAANQSNPYSGSWIIEDSHHELLFREHPREYLRRVSAFLGNVQLADSQEEGGIRAASK